The following proteins are encoded in a genomic region of Acidobacteriota bacterium:
- a CDS encoding insulinase family protein, with the protein MKNVLKAAAVLFAFVSVSSLVPSGAVLAADAIPARPEQIAVKPLAWAPPAAKDRRVVLKRSGVVAYLAENHDLPLVNVQILLKGGTYLNPPGKEGLAEATGWLLARGGTKKRKAEDLEERLAFLAAQLNPEQAGGRPGSGRPTGYLDDRGVVTLNLLSKDLDEGLAILREVLTEPAFQEDRLRLRKEQLVAEMKQRNDSSASIEGRERSVLLSGADFYLNKWETKASVDSLTQADLAAFHARWVAPRNMIVAAAGDFRKADMAAKLDALLANWPFKGEAAPPVPKPSHALEPGTFLVDKDVNQGRVSILLPGLMRTDPDFIPASVMNDILGGGGFTSRITNRVRSDEGLAYSAGSALVGGIWYPGRFGAAFQSKVRTSAYASEIVLQEMKKLRDGEVSDEELETARRAFVDTLPRRFATPVQVVDGLADEEFTGRYASDPAWWATYQAKVEKVTKADVSRAAKRLLKPESATILVVGRKSELLSPDPKHPVQFQDLTGGKLVELPLRDPLTMQPVAKTPAPGEKK; encoded by the coding sequence ATGAAGAACGTCCTGAAGGCCGCGGCCGTCTTGTTTGCGTTCGTGTCCGTCTCCTCCCTCGTCCCTTCCGGCGCGGTCCTCGCCGCCGACGCGATTCCCGCGCGGCCCGAGCAGATCGCCGTCAAGCCGCTTGCGTGGGCGCCGCCCGCCGCAAAGGACCGCCGTGTCGTACTCAAGCGGTCCGGCGTCGTGGCGTACCTCGCCGAGAACCACGACCTGCCGCTCGTGAACGTCCAGATTCTCCTCAAGGGCGGCACGTACCTGAACCCGCCCGGCAAGGAGGGGCTCGCCGAGGCGACGGGCTGGCTCCTCGCGCGCGGCGGCACGAAGAAGCGCAAGGCCGAGGACCTCGAGGAGCGCCTCGCGTTCCTCGCGGCGCAGCTCAACCCCGAGCAGGCCGGCGGACGCCCCGGCAGCGGGCGGCCCACGGGATACCTCGACGACCGCGGCGTCGTCACGCTGAACCTTCTCTCGAAGGATCTCGACGAGGGCCTCGCGATCCTCCGCGAAGTCCTCACGGAGCCCGCGTTCCAGGAGGACCGGCTGAGGCTCCGCAAGGAGCAGCTCGTCGCGGAGATGAAGCAGCGGAACGACTCGTCCGCATCGATCGAGGGGCGCGAGCGCTCCGTCCTCCTCAGCGGCGCCGATTTCTACCTGAACAAGTGGGAGACGAAGGCCTCCGTCGACTCCCTCACGCAGGCCGACCTCGCCGCGTTCCACGCGCGCTGGGTCGCGCCCCGTAACATGATCGTCGCGGCCGCCGGGGACTTCAGGAAGGCCGACATGGCCGCGAAGCTCGACGCGCTCCTCGCGAACTGGCCGTTCAAGGGCGAGGCGGCGCCGCCCGTTCCGAAGCCGTCTCACGCGCTCGAACCCGGGACCTTCCTCGTCGACAAGGACGTGAACCAGGGCCGCGTCTCGATCCTCCTTCCCGGGCTCATGCGGACGGACCCGGACTTCATTCCCGCCTCCGTCATGAACGACATCCTCGGGGGCGGCGGGTTCACGAGCCGCATCACGAACCGCGTCCGCTCCGACGAAGGCCTCGCCTACTCGGCCGGCTCCGCCCTCGTGGGCGGCATCTGGTACCCCGGGCGCTTCGGCGCCGCCTTCCAGTCGAAGGTGCGGACGTCCGCGTACGCGTCCGAGATCGTCCTTCAGGAGATGAAGAAGCTGCGCGACGGCGAGGTCTCGGACGAGGAGCTCGAGACCGCGAGGCGCGCCTTCGTGGACACGCTCCCCCGCCGCTTCGCGACACCCGTGCAGGTCGTCGACGGCCTCGCGGACGAGGAGTTCACCGGCCGCTACGCGTCCGACCCGGCCTGGTGGGCCACGTACCAGGCGAAGGTCGAGAAGGTGACGAAGGCGGACGTCTCGCGCGCCGCGAAACGTCTCCTGAAGCCCGAGTCCGCGACGATCCTCGTCGTCGGCCGCAAGTCCGAGCTCCTGAGCCCCGACCCGAAGCATCCCGTGCAATTCCAGGATCTCACCGGCGGCAAGCTCGTCGAGCTTCCCCTGCGCGACCCGCTCACGATGCAGCCCGTCGCGAAGACGCCGGCTCCGGGCGAGAAGAAGTGA
- a CDS encoding DPP IV N-terminal domain-containing protein — MILLAAVLAAQALTLEKVSELRMPVAYTWRDATRVVWVESGGPGGPDAPAALWQADAATGKKAKLFDAPAVAARDGKEKRLSLRGAVWTPKGDAFAISFDNDLWLVTPGGEAKRLTNDAEDETVPAWSPDGARLAYVKKHDVWVAEAATGRETRLTKTGSDTVLNGSLDWVYGEELAGRRGKGSFFWSPDSSAIAYLALDQARVPTYPIVDYTPTNGKLETQRYPKAGDPNAVPSVHVVDLAGNETASFAPSPDDVYVAPEMSWTQDGKNLCFLLLDRPQTHLGVWLLPRAGGTPKRLLEESDTAWINAITPPHFLKDGSFVLLSERSGYFHLYRHAADGSVKNAITKGAWMVDATRLDVPWSVDERMGNVWFRATTADPRERQVFVAKLDGSSTTRATAEPGVHTPVFAPGGAYFVDTSSSATAPPRTVVRSASGAVAAVVDDKPHPLAEFDTGTVELGTFTGSDGTLFYTRLVKPSSFDPSKKYPVVVYVYGGPHTQLVQNAWAPVLDSYLASKGFLVWTMDNRGSWGRGHAFETSLLRNMGAQELKDQLEGVAELKKRPYVDGARIGITGWSYGGYMTLYAATHAGATFKCAAAGAPVVDWTLYDSIYTERYMKTPKENPDGYKASSPLLAAKNLGAKLVIFHGTSDDNVHMQNTMRFADELMKARKDFVFVPLPRQAHGPRGEALLYRNQRLVEWFEQNL, encoded by the coding sequence GTGATCCTTCTCGCCGCCGTTCTGGCCGCTCAGGCCCTCACGCTCGAGAAGGTCTCCGAGCTGCGCATGCCGGTCGCCTACACGTGGCGCGACGCGACGCGCGTCGTGTGGGTCGAGAGCGGCGGACCCGGCGGACCCGACGCGCCGGCCGCGCTCTGGCAAGCCGACGCGGCCACGGGGAAGAAGGCGAAGCTCTTCGACGCCCCTGCCGTGGCGGCCCGCGACGGCAAGGAAAAGAGGCTCTCCCTGCGCGGAGCCGTCTGGACTCCGAAGGGCGATGCGTTCGCCATCTCCTTCGACAACGACCTCTGGCTCGTCACGCCGGGCGGCGAGGCAAAACGCCTCACGAACGACGCCGAGGACGAGACGGTCCCGGCGTGGTCGCCGGACGGAGCGCGTCTCGCGTACGTGAAGAAGCACGACGTCTGGGTCGCCGAAGCCGCGACGGGCAGGGAGACGCGCCTGACGAAGACGGGCTCGGACACCGTCCTGAACGGGTCGCTCGACTGGGTCTACGGCGAGGAGCTCGCCGGGCGCCGCGGCAAGGGCTCGTTCTTCTGGTCTCCCGACTCGTCGGCGATCGCGTACCTCGCGCTCGACCAGGCGCGCGTCCCGACGTACCCGATCGTCGACTACACGCCGACGAACGGAAAGCTCGAGACGCAGCGCTACCCGAAGGCCGGCGACCCGAACGCCGTGCCGTCCGTCCACGTCGTGGACCTCGCGGGCAACGAGACGGCCTCGTTCGCGCCGTCGCCGGACGACGTCTACGTCGCCCCCGAGATGTCCTGGACCCAGGACGGCAAGAACCTCTGCTTCCTGCTCCTCGACCGCCCGCAGACGCACCTCGGCGTCTGGCTCCTCCCGCGGGCGGGGGGGACGCCGAAGAGGCTCCTCGAGGAGAGCGACACCGCGTGGATCAACGCGATTACTCCGCCGCACTTCCTGAAGGACGGCTCCTTCGTGCTCCTCTCCGAGAGGAGCGGCTACTTTCACCTCTACCGCCACGCTGCCGACGGCTCCGTGAAGAACGCGATCACGAAGGGCGCGTGGATGGTGGATGCCACAAGGCTGGACGTTCCGTGGAGCGTCGACGAGAGGATGGGCAACGTCTGGTTCCGCGCGACGACGGCAGACCCGCGCGAGCGGCAGGTCTTCGTCGCGAAGCTGGACGGCTCGTCCACGACGCGCGCGACCGCCGAGCCGGGCGTGCACACGCCCGTCTTCGCGCCGGGAGGGGCGTACTTCGTCGACACGTCCTCGAGCGCGACGGCGCCGCCCCGGACGGTCGTGCGCTCGGCCTCCGGAGCCGTTGCGGCCGTCGTGGACGACAAGCCGCACCCGCTCGCCGAGTTCGACACCGGCACGGTCGAGTTGGGCACCTTCACGGGGTCCGACGGGACGCTCTTCTACACCCGCCTCGTGAAGCCGTCGAGCTTCGACCCGTCGAAGAAGTACCCCGTCGTCGTGTACGTCTACGGGGGCCCGCACACGCAGCTCGTCCAGAACGCGTGGGCGCCGGTCCTCGATTCGTACCTCGCCTCGAAGGGCTTCCTCGTCTGGACGATGGACAACCGCGGCTCATGGGGGCGCGGGCACGCGTTCGAGACGTCGCTTCTGAGGAACATGGGCGCGCAGGAGCTCAAGGACCAGCTCGAGGGCGTCGCCGAGCTGAAGAAGCGGCCGTACGTCGACGGCGCGCGGATCGGAATCACGGGCTGGTCGTACGGCGGGTACATGACGCTCTACGCCGCGACGCACGCGGGCGCGACGTTCAAGTGCGCGGCCGCGGGCGCGCCCGTCGTGGACTGGACGCTCTACGACTCGATCTACACCGAGCGCTACATGAAGACGCCGAAGGAGAACCCCGACGGGTACAAGGCGTCGTCGCCGCTCCTGGCCGCGAAGAACCTCGGGGCCAAGCTCGTGATCTTCCACGGGACGTCGGACGACAACGTGCACATGCAGAACACGATGAGGTTCGCCGACGAGCTCATGAAGGCGCGCAAGGACTTCGTCTTCGTGCCGCTCCCGCGCCAGGCCCACGGCCCGCGCGGCGAAGCGCTTCTCTACCGGAACCAGCGGCTCGTGGAGTGGTTCGAGCAGAACCTTTAG
- a CDS encoding PH domain-containing protein produces MKVDRKTGEPILFEFRRFVLSGALQVNVAFETFPWRSFLLGFVVLLSLLALFGPEGGLVGLPVLCALVLVEMWNRRDFATPRRIVSRSGILGERRIEIPFEEIERVEFAVYPNFPERAMDIGEVTILGDRIALTFSGIRQPGEIAQHLLDLKNRDQVRNEIVSGAGM; encoded by the coding sequence ATGAAAGTGGACCGGAAAACGGGCGAGCCGATCCTCTTCGAGTTCCGCAGGTTCGTGTTGAGCGGAGCGCTGCAGGTGAACGTCGCGTTCGAGACGTTTCCTTGGCGTTCCTTCCTGCTCGGTTTCGTCGTATTACTTTCTCTGCTCGCCCTCTTTGGGCCCGAAGGCGGTCTCGTCGGTTTGCCTGTGCTCTGCGCGCTCGTCCTCGTGGAGATGTGGAATCGCCGGGACTTCGCAACACCGCGGCGCATCGTCAGTCGGTCCGGCATTCTCGGAGAAAGACGCATCGAAATCCCCTTTGAAGAGATCGAGCGCGTCGAATTCGCGGTCTATCCGAACTTCCCAGAGAGAGCCATGGACATCGGCGAAGTCACGATCCTCGGAGACCGCATTGCACTGACATTCTCGGGAATTCGCCAGCCTGGAGAGATCGCGCAGCATCTTCTCGATCTCAAAAACAGAGACCAGGTTCGGAACGAAATCGTCTCAGGAGCAGGCATGTGA
- a CDS encoding PIN domain-containing protein: MILTDAGPLVALVHAGDRNHERCVAATRTLQGPMVTVWPALTEAMYLLRFSWPAQRALWSMLEEGSLRLLPLDEADAPRIGELMRKYRDLPMDLADAALVRVAEREKIRRVFTLDRRDFSLYRPLRLGRFAIVP, encoded by the coding sequence ATGATCCTGACGGACGCCGGGCCTCTCGTCGCGCTCGTCCACGCCGGCGACCGCAACCACGAGCGGTGTGTCGCGGCCACGCGAACGCTGCAGGGCCCGATGGTCACCGTCTGGCCGGCCCTCACGGAGGCGATGTACCTGCTGCGTTTCTCCTGGCCCGCCCAGCGCGCTCTCTGGTCGATGCTCGAGGAGGGTTCGCTGCGGCTGCTTCCTCTCGACGAGGCTGACGCCCCCCGGATCGGGGAACTGATGCGGAAGTATCGCGATCTGCCCATGGACCTCGCGGACGCGGCTCTCGTCCGCGTCGCCGAAAGAGAAAAGATCCGGCGCGTCTTCACGCTGGACCGACGCGACTTCTCTCTTTATCGGCCGCTCCGCCTGGGGCGCTTCGCGATCGTCCCATGA
- a CDS encoding CopG family transcriptional regulator, whose protein sequence is MPTSVRLDEKTGRLVERLARDADRTKSDVIREAIAAYGRQRKARRARNLYDAIAPWVGVATGGPADLSEKTGERFHDALLAREKGAAGAAAPRPRRKKAR, encoded by the coding sequence ATGCCGACCAGCGTGAGGCTCGACGAAAAGACGGGGCGGCTCGTGGAACGACTGGCCCGGGACGCGGACAGGACGAAGTCCGACGTGATCCGGGAGGCAATCGCGGCATACGGGCGCCAGCGAAAGGCGCGGCGCGCTCGCAATCTCTACGACGCCATTGCGCCCTGGGTGGGGGTCGCCACAGGGGGACCGGCGGACCTCTCGGAGAAGACGGGCGAGCGGTTTCACGATGCGCTGCTGGCCCGCGAGAAGGGGGCCGCAGGCGCCGCCGCGCCGCGCCCCCGGCGGAAGAAGGCCCGATGA
- a CDS encoding OsmC family protein — MEGVTTFSISASWDSSAKEGRLANADGSFAAVHTGAPALDGKGGTANPEELLLAAVTTCFLQTWAIFVEKLKLGIAEPRLDAEARLEKDPAGGFHVTRIDLFPHVPAALLEGRRADVEKSLALAEKYCIVSKAVRGSVPVAVTPKSA; from the coding sequence ATGGAAGGCGTCACGACCTTTTCGATCTCGGCATCCTGGGACTCCTCGGCCAAAGAGGGCCGCCTCGCTAACGCAGACGGCTCGTTCGCGGCCGTACACACCGGGGCGCCGGCCCTCGACGGGAAGGGGGGCACGGCCAACCCCGAGGAGCTCCTCCTCGCGGCGGTGACGACCTGCTTCCTCCAGACGTGGGCGATCTTCGTCGAAAAACTGAAGCTCGGGATCGCCGAGCCGCGCCTCGACGCCGAGGCCCGGCTCGAGAAAGATCCCGCGGGCGGATTCCACGTCACGCGGATCGACCTCTTTCCGCACGTCCCGGCCGCGCTCCTCGAAGGGCGCCGGGCAGACGTCGAGAAGTCGCTCGCCCTCGCGGAGAAGTACTGCATCGTCTCGAAGGCGGTGAGGGGCTCCGTCCCGGTCGCCGTGACGCCGAAATCGGCCTGA
- a CDS encoding aldehyde dehydrogenase family protein, whose translation MDGPEGLEPGRAQGREVVSDLSVLVVRAPFDGAEIARVPRPSAAEVDAAVAKAVAVFEETRALPTYVRVAILRRVAATLEARRDELGAVIAREAGKPLKAARTEVERAAATFSAAAAALEAWKGEMLPLDVNAASVARWGVVKRVPLGPVLAITPFNFPLNLTAHKVAPAIAVGAPVVQKPASQTPLSALALQSIVRDAGWPADAYAVLAISGREAEALVTDPRLPVVSFTGSGAVGWRLREIAPRKRVGLELGGNAAVVVHSDADLDDAASRVAAGAFGYAGQSCISVQRALVQKDVFEAFRAKLLAKTAALAVGDPLDAKTDVGPMIAPEEASRAAAWIEEAVAGGARVLAGGTLTGSVVAPTILAGTTRDMKVEAQEVFAPIVTLSSYESWDEALSRVNDSKYGLQAGIFTNDLGRIQRAFDVLEVGAVLVNDVPTWRADRMPYGGVKESGVGREGPAYAMEEFTEPRLLVLRP comes from the coding sequence ATGGACGGCCCCGAAGGGTTGGAACCCGGACGAGCTCAAGGACGAGAAGTCGTGAGCGACCTCTCCGTTCTCGTCGTGCGCGCCCCGTTCGACGGGGCGGAGATCGCGCGCGTCCCGCGCCCGTCGGCGGCGGAAGTCGACGCGGCCGTCGCGAAGGCCGTGGCCGTCTTCGAGGAGACGCGCGCCCTCCCGACGTACGTGCGTGTCGCGATCCTCAGGCGCGTCGCGGCGACTCTCGAGGCGCGCCGCGACGAACTGGGGGCCGTGATCGCGCGCGAAGCCGGCAAGCCGCTGAAGGCGGCACGCACCGAGGTCGAGCGCGCCGCCGCGACGTTCTCGGCGGCGGCGGCGGCGCTCGAGGCGTGGAAGGGCGAGATGCTGCCGCTGGACGTGAACGCGGCGTCGGTCGCGCGCTGGGGTGTCGTCAAGCGCGTGCCCCTCGGACCCGTTCTCGCGATCACGCCGTTCAACTTTCCGCTCAACCTCACGGCACACAAGGTGGCGCCCGCGATCGCCGTCGGCGCCCCCGTCGTCCAGAAGCCGGCGTCGCAGACGCCGCTCTCGGCCCTCGCGCTCCAGTCGATCGTCCGCGATGCGGGCTGGCCGGCGGATGCCTACGCGGTTCTCGCGATCTCGGGCCGCGAGGCCGAAGCGCTGGTCACCGACCCGCGGCTCCCAGTGGTCTCGTTCACCGGCTCCGGGGCCGTCGGCTGGCGCCTCCGCGAGATTGCGCCCCGAAAGCGCGTCGGCCTCGAGCTCGGCGGCAACGCGGCCGTGGTCGTCCACTCGGACGCGGACCTCGACGACGCGGCCTCGCGGGTCGCGGCCGGCGCGTTCGGCTACGCGGGGCAGTCGTGCATTTCCGTCCAGCGCGCGCTCGTCCAGAAGGACGTCTTCGAGGCGTTCCGCGCGAAGCTCCTCGCGAAGACGGCGGCCCTCGCCGTCGGGGACCCGCTCGACGCGAAGACGGACGTCGGGCCGATGATCGCTCCGGAGGAGGCTTCGCGCGCGGCGGCGTGGATCGAGGAGGCGGTCGCGGGCGGCGCGCGCGTCCTCGCGGGCGGCACGCTGACCGGCTCCGTGGTCGCCCCGACGATCCTCGCGGGCACGACACGCGACATGAAGGTCGAGGCGCAGGAGGTCTTCGCGCCGATCGTGACGCTTTCGTCCTACGAGTCGTGGGACGAGGCTCTTTCGCGCGTGAACGATTCGAAGTACGGCCTGCAGGCCGGGATCTTCACGAACGACCTCGGGCGCATTCAGCGCGCCTTCGACGTTCTCGAAGTGGGCGCGGTTCTCGTGAACGACGTCCCAACGTGGCGCGCCGACCGCATGCCGTACGGCGGCGTCAAGGAGTCGGGTGTCGGGCGCGAGGGCCCGGCCTACGCGATGGAAGAGTTCACGGAGCCGCGGCTCCTCGTGCTCCGGCCCTGA